A genomic region of Antennarius striatus isolate MH-2024 chromosome 2, ASM4005453v1, whole genome shotgun sequence contains the following coding sequences:
- the LOC137609300 gene encoding acidic mammalian chitinase-like, with product MTSLYEVVMGKLVFVTALALLLHAQLGSAFILSCYFTNWAQYRPPPTIYMPTDIDPCLCTHLLYAFATIKNNQLATYEWNDVELYSQFNALKNKNGNLKTLLSVGGWNFGSSGFSAMVSKAYNRKTFINSVISFLRMYEFDGLDIDWEYPANRGSPPDDKQHYSAFLEEMRAAFENEAKQSNKARLLMSAAVSAGKATIDSAYQIPKLGQSLDMINVMTYDFHGSWDPMTGECSPLFRGPADHGGYIYFNVDYAMNYWKSQGAPAEKLIVGFPTYGNTFTLKSPADHSVGAPIAGAGSPGKYTQEAGELAYFEICGFLKDGATDVWNQAQDVPYAYKGNQWVGYDNMRSFQIKVDWLTKNNFGGAMVWTIDMDDYMGTFCNQGKYPLISVLKKGLNLEDASCAPPATPLPPIAGVSTTPGGSSGGSSGGSSGGSSSGGGSSGGGSGTSGMDSNFCSGKANGMYPDPKNKNQFYNCSQGRTYFSHCAQGLVFDSSCSCCNWA from the exons ATGACCTCCTTGTACGAGGTAGTCATGGGCAAACTGGTTTTTGTGACAG ctCTGGCCTTGCTGCTGCATGCGCAGCTTG GCTCAGCCTTCATCCTGTCGTGCTACTTCACCAACTGGGCTCAGTACAGACCACCTCCAACCATTTACATGCCCACTGACATCGACCCGTGCCTGTGTACCCATCTCCTATATGCCTTCGCCACCATAAAGAACAACCAGCTGGCCACCTATGAGTGGAATGACGTGGAGCTTTACAGTCAGTTCAATGCCCTGAAGAACAA GAACGGCAACCTTAAGACTCTTCTGTCTGTTGGAGGATGGAACTTCGGCTCTTCGGG GTTTTCAGCGATGGTGTCGAAAGCTTACAACCGAAAGACCTTTATTAACTCGGTCATTTCGTTCCTGAGGATGTATGAGTTTGACGGGCTCGACATCGACTGGGAGTATCCGGCCAACAGAGGAAGCCCTCCCGATGATAAGCAGCACTACTCTGCTTTCCTGGAG GAGATGAGAGCTGCTTTTGAGAATGAGGCCAAGCAGAGCAACAAGGCTCGTCTTCTGATGTCTGCCGCTGTGTCGGCTGGAAAGGCCACCATTGATTCAGCTTATCAGATTCCCAAGCTTGGCCA ATCCTTGGATATGATTAACGTCATGACGTATGACTTCCACGGCTCTTGGGATCCCATGACTGGTGAGTGCAGCCCCCTGTTCAGAGGCCCAGCGGACCACGGCGGCTACATCTACTTCAATGTG GACTATGCCATGAACTACTGGAAGAGCCAGGGGGCCCCTGCTGAAAAGCTGATTGTTGGTTTCCCAACATACGGCAACACATTCACACTCAAGAGCCCTGCCGATCACAGCGTTGGAGCGCCTATAGCTGGTGCCGGAAGTCCGGGAAAGTACACACAAGAGGCTGGAGAACTTGCTTATTTTGAG ATCTGCGGCTTTTTGAAAGACGGAGCGACCGACGTTTGGAACCAGGCCCAGGATGTGCCGTATGCCTACAAGGGGAACCAGTGGGTGGGCTATGACAACATGAGGAGCTTCCAGATTAAG GTTGACTGGCTGACCAAGAACAACTTTGGTGGAGCCATGGTGTGGACCATCGACATGGACGACTACATGGGCACTTTCTGCAACCAGGGGAAGTACCCACTGATCAGTGTTCTCAAAAAGGGCCTTAACCTGGAGGATGCAT CGTGCGCCCCACCTGCCACTCCCCTTCCTCCGATCGCAGGAGTGAGCACGACCCCTGGGGGCAGCTCTGGAGGCAGTTCTGGAGGCAGCTCTGGAGGAAGCTCCAGCGGTGGAGGCTCCTCCGGAGGAGGCTCCGGCACCAGCGGCATGGACAGTAACTTCTGCAGTGGAAAGGCTAACGGCATGTACCCTGACCCGAAAAACAAGAACCAGTTCTACAACTGCAGCCAGGGTCGGACCTACTTTTCTCACTGCGCTCAGGGGTTGGTCTTTGacagctcctgctcctgctgcaaCTGGGCTTGA
- the mfsd4ab gene encoding major facilitator superfamily domain-containing protein 4B, with the protein MFVDERIVTLFKRNAHHTITYWSLFFSFGLCIAFLGPTILDLQCQTNSTLSQITWVFFSQQFCLLIGSSVGGVFKRTLFSALSALFVSATVISVIFAIIPLCHNVLVLAIAMAVSGLAMGVIDTIANIQLVTIYQKDSAVFLQALHFFIGFGALVSPLIADPFLSETGCGNHTGNGTEIMHHFRSMLRNSPIAEHSINQSHLPQGGGEEDSNVHYAFWIMALINLPVPIAVLFLMYREQLIPCCPRGNPRLLDKDELAMENQQGAEGPDTEEHGAGGHGDIFSCCQNDNLRGLPVSFFMIHILGGMVLFMTDGIVGAYAGFVYTYGVAPPMSLPHKTAGYLASIFWAAITAGRLLSIPLSYRFRPVRLLMFNLAGAIVTVLMLLIFYTSSTFLFVGTCLCGLFLSSIFPCMLAYTEDILDYQGCATSVLVTSAGMGEMVMQVLVGSIIQTEGSYSFLLCGMIIACIGFILFIGLLLFDRMHRNYLSGTSKKSAMVEEPAAEQNGSTKREQKETESS; encoded by the exons ATGTTTGTGGATGAGCGGATCGTGACTCTGTTCAAGAGGAATGCCCATCACACAATTACTTATTGGAGTCTCTTCTTCAGCTTTGGACTCTGCATCGCTTTCCTCGGACCCACGATTTTGGATTTGCAGTGTCAAACAAATTCCACTCTTAGTCAGATTACCTGGGTGTTCTTTTCCCAGCAGTTCTGCTTGTTGATTGGCAGCTCGGTTGGTGGCGTCTTCAAGAGGAC GTTGTTCAGTGCCCTATCTGCTCTATTTGTCTCTGCTACCGTCATCTCTGTGATATTTGCCATAATCCCTCTGTGCCATAATGTTCTTGTGCTCGCCATCGCCATGGCTGTGTCCGGACTGGCGATGGGAGTCATCGACACCATTGCTAACATACAGCTGGTGACCATCTATCAGAAGGATTCTGCTGTTTTCTTACAG GCTCTTCATTTCTTCATTGGGTTCGGAGCCCTAGTGAGCCCACTGATTGCAGATCCTTTCCTCTCAGAAACAGGCTGTGGGAATCACACAGGGAACGGCACCGAGATCATGCATCATTTCAGGAGCATGCTGAGAAACAGTCCGATTGCAGAGCACAGCATAAATCAGAGCCACCTACCCCAAGGGGGGGGTGAAGAGGACTCCAATGTGCATTACGCCTTCTGGATCATGGCGCTTATCAAT CTTCCAGTGCCGATCGCAGTCCTCTTCCTGATGTACAGGGAGCAGCTCATCCCATGCTGCCCCAGAGGCAATCCTCGTCTCCTGGACAAAGATGAACTGGCAATGGagaaccagcagggggcagaggGCCCAGACACCGAGGAACATGGGGCTGGAG GCCACGGGGATATTTTTAGCTGCTGTCAGAATGATAACCTGCGAGGGCTGCCGGTATCTTTCTTCATGATTCATATCCTCGGTGGCATGGTGCTCTTCATGACTGATGGTATTGTG GGTGCATATGCCGGTTTTGTCTACACCTATGGTGTTGCACCGCCAATGTCATTGCCTCATAAGACAGCAGGCTACCTGGCCAGTATATTTTGGGCAGCGATCACTGCTGGACGCCTGTTGTCCATCCCCCTGTCATACCGCTTCAGGCCTGTGAGACTGCTCATGTTCAACTTG gCAGGTGCAATTGTTACCGTGTTGATGCTGCTTATTTTCTACACCAGTAGCACCTTCCTGTTTGTTGGGACCTGTTTATGCGGGCTCTTCCTCAGCAGCATATTTCCTTGCATGCTGGCCTATACCGAAGACATTCTCGATTATCAGG GTTGTGCAACGTCAGTCCTGGTGACGAGTGCAGGGATGGGAGAGATGGTAATGCAGGTTCTGGTTGGCTCA ATTATACAGACTGAAGGCAGCTACAGCTTCCTGCTGTGCGGGATGATAATTGCCTGCATCGGTTTTATCCTCTTTATTGGCCTCCTGCTGTTCGATCGGATGCACAGAAATTACCTCTCAG GAACATCCAAAAAATCAGCCATGGTGGAGGAACCGGCTGCAGAGCAGAATGGATCCACCAAACGAGAACAGAAAGAAACTGAGAGCAgctga